ATGGTGTGTGCTTACACAAGAGTTGTGTTCGCCTGGTTTCCCAGGGAACAGCCCTATAGTGTTGCTGTTTGTTGCTCATTATGCTGGTGGGCATTCAGCTTGGTGCTGTTTGTCGGGTAACCATGCAGGTGAGCATTCAGCAGTTTGCTGTTTGCTGGACACTATGCTAGTGGGCATTCGGCTGGAGATATCAGTCTCTTGTAGAGTTTcaggtatatataaatatatatgcttGTTGGCACATGCTGCTGCTGTCTGGTTCAAAAAATCTGTGGCCGTATCCCAGCAATgagtttgtgttgtttgtatggaATAAGGGTCTTGAAATAATGTGTTTGGAATCGCATTTCAAGTGTAAACCGCACAGGACTACaatgtactacatgtagtatgtATGATTTAGGACTTCTTTTTGGCCCCAAAGTCAATATTACTATGTTTAGAAATTAAGGTgccgtatttaaaaaaatcagcaCATCCTTCATTCAATTATAGTGAGAGATCTAATAATTTGACAACtttagttaccatggtaaccatccaaAACATGCGTTAATCAAGTAATGTTTTgtccattaaaaaaaaattatgataacacatgtataataaaaaaaccaacTTGAACATATAGAGGACACAATCCATACATCGTTCTATCAATGTAACCGCATGTTGAGGTGTTTGCTACTGGGGTCAAACTTGTCCTCTCGAAAGTCATATAATACAACGCGTTAGATAAGACACATTTCTGGTAATGTATGATCaaagacatttttatttacatttggtgAGGTCATGACCATATGATACTTGGATGTTACAGGTCATCGTCCTTAACGACGTGAGTTGGCACCACCTCCAGTAAGCACTGTGTCCATCGTGTTAGGGTAACTACAATTAAATACAGAATATTCACTTTCAAAAGCAAGTTTTACTTAAAATTATTATAGATCCCTTAAAGTTATGTGTTGGAAACCTTTTGTGTGTTCttaatttaaaatgtatgtGTGCTTACCAAACaatagtgaaaatatcaaagtttcgtCCTCACTCgatgaaaaataattggtattcatcaagaaacaaaatatatccTCTACGTATTATATAAAACTCTATTTATGACTTTCATAGTGATCCATGTATGAATAGTATTCATATACATTATAGTCTAAGAATACGAATACATTTTTCACTTCAACAACCCGTATTTTCTTACtcatttaattttattgaacTTGTGTATAATGTCCAGCGCGTCATTGGTACTTTCGGTTTGACAACAGTTTGCTAACGCTGCTTATGCAAGACATATTTCAATAGAACTCTAGATACAATGTGTTTTTGACATGAAATCTCTGACTTTGACGTTAACCatccattattattttttgtttgtttgtttttttgttttttgtttgttttgggttttttttcgtttttttgtttgttatattcCCCTGCATAAATGCTTTcgatttaatataatataataaaaacacttACCAAGACCAGGGATTTGGAGTTTAAAATGAACCATCGGTATATACACCAGGGCCCCAAGACCTAGGAAAGCCAGGGCGTAAAGGAATTCTACTTTAGGGTTCTGTAGAAATGGGGCTATCACAAGGTATATACATATCAGTAGTACGAATACTGGTATCACCAGGGGTAACTGTAATGGAAACAATACCACAAACATTGATTTAGTATCAAAAACAATTATCAGGGGTAACTGTAATGGAAAAAATACCACAAGCATTGATTTGATATCAAAAACAATTATCAGGGGTAACTGTAATGGAAAAAATACCACAAGCATtcatttgatataaaacaattatcaGGGGTAACTGTAATGGAAAAAATACCACAAGCATTGATTTGATATCAAAAACAATTATCAGGGGTAACTGTAATGGAAAAGACCCCACAAGtattgatttgatattaaaaacaattatcagGGGTAactgtaatgaaaaaaaataccacaaatattgatttgatataaaacaattatcaGGGGTAActgtaatgaaaaaaataccacaAGCATTGgtttgatataaaaaaacaattatcagGGGtaactgtaataaaaaaaactctaaTAAATCCGATACTagtaactttacatgtatccaaTATCACAAGCTGTTGGTCGGGAGTCTGCTTACCAGTTATAAAATTCTGTAACCGATTTACGGATTATATACATTGACATCCAAAactttttacaaatatacattaagTACAgagatatgtaaatatttccaaTACACGCATCAGTATATATAGTTTATCGACTTATTTATCTTCTCGAACTCATTGACTAACTAATTGCTTTTGTGAAAGTTTTCTTCGAGATAAATTGTCATTTCTTTTAACATTAGTAACATAACTTTTGGTGGGAAGTGTATATGTGTCTCTCTGTTTAATTATTACGGAAAGTTCAATGCATGTTAACCTAAGTTACATGCACAGTATATAATATTGATACGATATCCGAGGGGGAAGAAACATGCTAATGTTATTAATCTTTGTAATAGAATACTGACGCCATTGTCTGTTACCAACATAATCAGCCTATCCCGCTATCTCTTTCTTCTATCTAATCTGTTCCTATTTTTAAGAAAACTAATTATggtgatttgaaatataaagcTATCTAATAATGTTTGGATCTAACGTGATTTAACGTGTGTCTGACCCTCTTGCTAATatgacaataaattatgtttaaactaaaatatCGTATAGCTGGATGTTTCGCGGGTAAAATGAATAGTGATTTTAATTTAACTCAAGAAAAAATAAATctctacaaaacaaaaatctttgCGACATTAATAATATCCTGCGAAATCGCAAAAAAAATCCCTGTGAAAATTGCCGACTATACGGTAGGAACACCATGCAATCTGATATAAAATAGGCACTACCTATAACTgatttataaaaacaacaaaataatggAAATATCAGATGacaacaaatttattttttaaagtattgAATTGATAATGGCGGTTAAAAGAAAATATGGCTGTTATGTTAAAAACAATTCCTAATGGCAACTAAAGTTGCAAAACAAAGCATAAAATCTACCATTTCGATAGATCATATCATAATGAACATCCCCGAAATGCTATTGAGAGGAACGCGAGTACAAGCGTCTATAAAATTGTGCATTTTAAGGGATGTGATGACAAAGATATGCATTAAAAGTTCTTTACCTTGATGACTCGTTCAGCATCTTTCATTTTCCATCTGAGTATAATAACAGCGACCATTGCCATTCCATAGAAAAGCCAGGAGAGGAAGTTCAGTAGGTTGAGAAGAGTAGCAATCTCTGCGGGGATCATGTAAATCATGCTTAAGGTCGTCTGATAGCGAAAAAAGGAATGACCGAGGAtagaaacattttcaaaaaatatccaaatttaCAGCAAAAAACACAACTGCGATTAACCGTTTCTTCTTTAAAGTTACACTCTTTTTGTTTACCTTTTCTGGTGTCTCTAGTATAACcaattgatgaatattttttgtttatgtacGTGCCAGGGCTTACCCAAAGTATTTGAATAATTGGCTTGCCATTTGTCTTTacttcacaatcaatacctacccacaatgGCATAgagctctgtaatatgcaaatcattcttgacatttttgtttctgttttaactTTCTTAAGTAACTTCTTATTcacaatttgaataaaaaatcaatgaatatatAATCTGTAAACTGTACTAAATCAAAAGTGTAAGGGTAAGAACAAATGTATAGTGTTGACAGAACTCACAAGAAGCAGGACGGAAGGTAATGGAATCCGACTTTTGACATGGATGTATGAACACAGCTCAGGCATATGGTTTTCTCTGGCAGCCTGGAACAACAAGCTACTCAAAACAATGACACAATATCAATACCAGTAAGGAATCTCATATATTCAAATTGTATACCAGATAGTAGATagccaacattttttttttgcttaatttAACAAACGAAACTTTGACTACACTAACCGTGAACTTGTGAAGCTGCTCCCATTGCTGGAGCCGTATACGGAACAGATGACGACGATGGGTATGAGGATGACAGCCGGCGGTATCACTTGTTCCGCCCAGGTCTGAAACGTAAGTGTTTTAGGCTATACTGGTAGttgtgtatttttttccaatattgTGTCCGCATGCTGAACGGTTTATAGTTCACAAGGATGAAAAGCAAacccaaacattttttttatctgagcaataaaataaaaacatgtgaATCAGAGCAATAACTAGAATGgtatttgaaaaagtttaaagtAATGTGTTGTTGATTTTTTACAGTGCTATCTGTTGTGGTAGATCATCTCTGTGTTACTTTATATGATATATCGTATTTCTCCTTATTATGGAAAGCACaaaaaagtttatataaattaataaaataagttCAATCAATAAAGATACAAGTCATAATAAATGTTGAGAATAATGTGTGAAAGGGTAGGTGAAATAATATAAGACTGAGTTAAAAGTGATGAACAAAAGTTGAAAGAGTGACCTAATGTGTGAGGCTATATGTTGTGATGTGGCTGACCCTAGGTTTCCAACCTCGGCAGCTCtccaaataaaatttgtttgttttgaaaaaaaaaaaactaacaatgCGAGACAGAGTCCAGGAGACATACCCATATGTCACTGTCTgactatttaaaaaataataattcgcCTGAATGTCTCCTTTATTTTGCGAGTATTTATTGCAACAGATGcaaaatgtaataatgatgtaataaaacattttagtttatttCTGTGTAACtattatgtacatttacttTTAAAGTCGAACATTTTTTCTGAACCAACCTGTACGTACCACTCCCACTGCCCATGACGATAGAAACTCGGTTTTATTCAGTACTGCGAGATAGGAGGCGTTGACCAATAGGTAAACAATGGTGACAAGTATTACCGAGATCACGATGGCTAGAGGCAGGTTCCTGGAAAATATCAACGCGTGAGAAATGTCAAAAATGATCTTTATCACTTCtttactatatacagtaaagACGATGATAAAATGAGATTGCACTTTAAGAAATTTGGAATAGAAAATCGATTCGTttccataaaaaaataaacacatttaaaaaaaagtaatttgaatagaagaattgtttttattaatcACGCGACAAAACTCCCTATAAATAAGAAATTAACTGAGTATTGCAATAGTGTATTACTGTAAAGTTTATTCGTTATACAGAATAGATGTACTTTAAAACATACCTCTTCGGTTTTTGAATTTCCTCTGTTACAAAATTTAGTCCTCCCCTATAAGAAAGAAAatctaattttatttaatttttcaataaaacacaTAAAACAGTTTTGCTAAGTGTTAGGATTTATCTTTAAGTAACTGCAGCTTGCCTGCTAGAAAGCTACCTTACACAAaggattttatttataaacacataTTAACATGAGTATTGCTTACGATAATATCATATAAGCACTGTGGTTTGAAGCATCAACTTCTACGTTTGAGTTTGACGTATAATTATTGACGAAATGTATGTTCCTATATTTACTCTCACTAGTTTTGAATTTCTTAATATTCTCGTACAATATTGTGTACTCTTTTATCCATTTACCATCCATCATAAGCCCAGAGACCGCTGTAAACCGCCAATGCCACATTCTGTACATCGTCTGTCGTACCTTCAAACCCAGTCACCAGACTTCCATATTTCCCTAAAATAATTAGTATTATcttattggtacatgtatatttgctCATTTATGAGCCACAATTGTTAATATAATATTAGTATTCTGATTCAAATTTTGGTTTGTATTGTTctattcataatatatatatcaatacagaTGTAATTCAGCATTTTTTGAAAGCCAAACGATTACGCTGTAGACCAGTATATATACTTCACAATGATATATGGTTTATAAAATTGCCTTTCTTCTTCTGTACATATGCCATCATTACTAAGCAACTTTAAAACAGATGTAATGCGTTAAAACAGTTCAACCTTTAAATTCtctcatacattttttttcacttatTTATCTAAATCTAACATCCGGGTCGGTAACTAACCTTGCGACATCCATATTATCCCTCCGATCATTATAACCACCAACCCCATCAGTTTGACGAACGTAAAGAAGATCTGTACCCGAGCTGTGAGTCGTACGCTGATAGAGTTGGTAATGGCCACTGATACTACAAAGGTTTCGAAGAAATCAAATCAATAGATCGTGGTATGAAGCAATCTTCAATCACTTCATATTTACTGTATAGCaggttattttcgcggggatTATACCTTTGAGATTTCGCGGTCATTTCTATGATCATAAATATTTGAACcgtgaaatattgaaaatggtaactatttattatatacccTTAAAGCCAGATTGCTTTTTGACCGCGTaaataaccggttatacggTATTGGAAGTAGATATTGGGCTACGTTATTTGATCTTTCAAAGTCTCTTGCCTTTCACCGGCAGAATTGCGCTTTCAATTCATGTCAATGCATCCACTtagtttacatttttgtatgtacTGTTATACTGTAAACACACTTAGTTCAGCACAGTTTAATTTTAGCGCAAGCCCtgtaaattatcatttattagATATAAATAAGTGCATTTCGGTGGTACCCGTTTACAAAATTTACcgctgtacatgaattagcgCTTCAAATACAGCACATAAATCACTAAAATAAAGCCACCGCTAAAATACGTTCAGCTACAGTATTCGTTTTGCTCTCTGCTGAATAGTGTTGTGATACTATTTGTCGTTTCAGATTGTATTGTTCATTTAAAATTCCCGCAAAACTAGGTCATGGTGTGAATGGCTTATGGAGAGTTGCTTTAACCAAATGGATGACGTTTTGATATCATGACTGAACAACGTATGCGCGATTcgtttgtttcaataaaatatgtttaaactatatCCGAGTTCCTGTTGGATAGTGGTTATATTTTATCCGTTAACCAATGTTTTTTCTCTGGTAATTTATCttgatacatgtaattgttaACAATAATACCACAAATTAACGTAGCGAAGTGATCAAATCGTCGTCATCATGCCTTAAagcaaaatatatgtaaatcaaCAATAACTTGGATACTCACATACAGCTGTAGTTGCTATGACCTTTTTT
This genomic window from Argopecten irradians isolate NY chromosome 11, Ai_NY, whole genome shotgun sequence contains:
- the LOC138335301 gene encoding b(0,+)-type amino acid transporter 1-like — encoded protein: MHVIFSLLNERHNTGLIEFYTILKALGVVPDWNCTQSTRTRKMSETTNKVTVEKFGVKRRLGLLSSISFIVGSIIGSGIFISPRNVLAKTGSVGLCLVVWALCGVISLCAALVYAELGTLIRKSGAEHAYFLKTYGSFVAFMYVWCQALAVMPGAMTVKALTLAEYLSEVILDDCSQSTNIKKVIATTAVLSVAITNSISVRLTARVQIFFTFVKLMGLVVIMIGGIIWMSQGKYGSLVTGFEGTTDDVQNVALAVYSGLWAYDGWGGLNFVTEEIQKPKRNLPLAIVISVILVTIVYLLVNASYLAVLNKTEFLSSWAVGVTWAEQVIPPAVILIPIVVICSVYGSSNGSSFTSSRLLFQAARENHMPELCSYIHVKSRIPLPSVLLLTTLSMIYMIPAEIATLLNLLNFLSWLFYGMAMVAVIILRWKMKDAERVIKLPLVIPVFVLLICIYLVIAPFLQNPKVEFLYALAFLGLGALVYIPMVHFKLQIPGLVTLTRWTQCLLEVVPTHVVKDDDL